From Strigops habroptila isolate Jane chromosome 1, bStrHab1.2.pri, whole genome shotgun sequence, a single genomic window includes:
- the LOC115609778 gene encoding C-C chemokine receptor type 8-like: MNPTSPFFGTTEYDYGYDENTAPCNEGNGFRRFKSLFLPILYCLVFVFCLLGNSLVLWVLLTRKRLTTMTDICLLNLAASDLLFVVPLPFQAHYASDQWVFGNAMCKIMAGIYYTGFYSSIFFITLMSIDRYIAIVHAVYAMRIRTASCGVITSLILWLVAGLASVPNIMFNQQLEIEQSVQCVPIYPPGNNTWKVASQFASNILGLLIPLSILVCCYAQILKNLQKCKNRNKIKAIKMIFIIVIVFFLFWTPFNVVLFLDSLQSLHIINDCKASYQIALALQLTETISFIHCCLNPVIYAFAGVTFKAHLKGLLQSCVRVLSSPVGGAGAGQFSIPSQISSCSDSAVIL; this comes from the coding sequence CCATTCTTCGGCACAACAGAATATGACTATGGATATGATGAAAACACTGCTCCATGCAATGAAGGAAACGGCTTTCGCAGATTTAAATCCCTCTTCCTGCCGATTCTTTACTGCCTTGTGTTTGTCTTCTGCCTTCTGGGAAACTCCTTGGTCCTTTGGGTTCTCCTGACCAGGAAAAGGCTAACGACAATGACTGACATCTGCCTGCTGAACCTCGCAGCCTCTGATCTTCTCTTTGTTGTGCCTCTCCCTTTCCAAGCCCATTATGCTTCAGACCAGTGGGTTTTTGGCAATGCTATGTGCAAGATAATGGCTGGCATTTATTACACAGggttttacagcagcattttctttataACCCTCATGAGCATAGACAGGTATATAGCAATTGTCCATGCTGTCTATGCCATGAGGATACGGACAGCCTCCTGTGGTGTAATCACCAGTTTAATCCTGTGGCTGGTGGCTGGCTTAGCTTCTGTACCCAACATCATGTTCAACCAACAGCTGGAAATCGAGCAGTCTGTGCAGTGTGTCCCCATATACCCCCCAGGCAACAATACCTGGAAGGTTGCTTCTCAGTTTGCATCCAATATCTTAGGCCTCTTGATTCCCCTTAGCATCCTTGTCTGCTGCTATGCCCAGATACTGAAAAAcctgcaaaaatgcaaaaaccGAAACAAGATCAAGGCGATCAAGATGATTTTCATCATTgtcattgttttcttcctcttctggaCTCCCTTCAACGTTGTGCTGTTCCTCGACTCCTTGCAGAGCCTGCACATCATCAATGACTGCAAGGCGAGCTACCAGATAGCCTTGGCCCTGCAGCTGACGGAAACCATCTCCTTCATCCACTGCTGCCTGAACCCTGTGATCTATGCCTTTGCTGGGGTGACATTCAAGGCCCATCTGAAGGGActgctgcagtcctgtgtccgTGTCCTCTCCAGCCCTGTtggaggtgctggggctggtCAGTTTTCAATACCCAGCCAGATCTCCAGCTGCTCTGACAGTGCAGTGATCCTGTAA